AATGTAGTTCCATTACAAAGTTTTCAACCTGAAAACAATTTAGCGCAACGTTATCCAGTTTTCAAGTTGAAAACAAAATTGAATTTTAGGTCATTTTGCCTGTTGATGGACTTACAACACGCCAGGCCACATCTCGCATGGCGCTTCGTGCCGCCTGGCTCACGCCTCCGAGCTGGAAAAAGCCATGGATGACACCGAGATAGCGCTGGCAAGTACATTCCACACCCTGTTCCTGGAACCGTTGATACAGGGCCTCGCCCTCATCGCGCAGTGGGTCGAATTCGGCAGTAATGATGTGCGTGGATGGCAGTCCGGCGAAGTCCTCACGCCAGAGCGGACTGGCTTCAGGATGCAGTGGATCGGTTCGCGGCATATACATCTCGTAGCCTGAAAGCAGCGTGTCACGCGTGATAATGTAATCCAGCCCATTACAGGTGTAGCTCGCAAACCTGGCGGTTGCGTCCAGCATGGGGTAGATCAGAATCAGCTGTGCAGGTTGCCATTGACGGGCGGCTTTCAGGCGTAGCGCGGTGACCAGCGCCAGATGCCCACCCGCGCTGTCACCAGCAAGCGTAATGTTCTCGCGATCTATCCCCAGTTTCTGGGCATATTTCCAGATAGTATTGGCTCCGGTTTCGGCATCGTTATGTGCGGCCGGGAAGGTGTGATCTGGTGCAAGTCGGTACTGTGCCGCAATCACGCGACAACGGCTGTAAAAAGCTAACTGCCTTAACTGGTTATCGTGAGTGGCAAAACCGCCGCTGACAAAGCAGCCACCATGATAATAAATGATGCAGGGTAATTTCCCTGTGGCATTGAGCGGCGAAACCACGCGAAACGTCATGGCATCGAGTTCAATATCTTCAACCTGGACGCGGGTTTCTGTTTCTCCTGCCAGTGTCGTGCTGGCGATGTAGCCCGCCCTCCGGTCATCAATATTCTGTTCGCGAGAAGAGGGGCGGCCCGCGGCGATAAACCCAGCGACCAGTTCGGCAATTCCTTTTTCCAGTGGCATATAACGCTCCTTTGACTGTATGTATGTACAGTTTATAACCTGGTTCGTTGGGGATGGAAAGTGGTGAAACGAGGGGATAATGATTCTGGATAGAGGTTCGCAAAAAATGGAATGCGGTTGGCGCTGGGTTTTTAATTTTTGTACTGTGAAACGATGATGCTATACGCCATTGACGTATAGATTATTTTCACTACTATAAGCCAATGGCGTATGGAATATGCAATTTATAGAAACGGAACTCTTTACTGAAGATGTTAAAAAACTGCTCGATGATGATGAATACCATAAGCTTCAGGTTTTTATGGCTCAGCATCCAGATTGTGGTGATGTCATTCAGGAAACGGGCGGCCTGAGAAAAATGCGCTGGGGAGCGCGAGGCAAAGGAAAGCGTAGTGGCGTGCGAATTATCTATTTTCACCGTAGTCAACGGTATGAGATTCGCTTGCTTCTGATTTATCAAAAAGGCATTAAAGATGATCTCACGCCGCAGGAAAAAGCGGTGCTTCGTATGCTGAATGAGAGGTGGTAGATGGATAAAGTGTTATTTGAGCGATTAACTCAAAGTATGTCTCAAATGAATGAAATCATTGAAGGGACCCGTGAACCTTCTCGTACCTTTCATATTGATGCAATGAAGATTAAAGAAATACGGCAGGCATCTGGGTTGTCGCAATCTAAGTTTGCAGAGCTGATTTCGGTCAACGTGGATACGCTGCGCAACTGGGAGCAAGGAAGACGTTCACCGACAGGGCCAGCCAAAGCGTTACTTCGCGCCATTGCCAACGACCCGAGAAACGTTATACAAGCATTGCGTTATTGAGCAATGATCCGGCTAACGTAGATTGCTAGCCGGTATACCAGAGAACTTATTCCCCTTCCCCCGGGAACAGGAACGGGTTGATGGAACTGCGGGCGAAGCCCTCCTGTTCCATGCGCGCGTCCAGCACCAGCGAGGCGAGGTCGTCGGCCACTGCTTCTACTTTCGGGTCTTTTTCCTGATAGAGAATCTTCAGGTAAGTCCCGCAATCGCCGCAGCTTTCGGCTTTCACCGCAGCCTGCTCATTTTCCAGCGACCAGTAGTGTAAGTCGCGGCTCTGTTCGCAGTTACTGCATTTTACGCGCACGACATGCCATTCGGTTTCGCACAGGTTACAGTGCAGATAACGCAGCCCCTGCGTGGTGCCGATCTGCACCATGCTGGAGACCGGCATCGAACCGCACACCGGGCAATACTGGCGCGCTTCACCGTATTCCGCGCGGGCTTTGCCTGGAATCAAGCTGGCCATTTGCGCCCAGTAAAGGGAGAGCGCGGCCCAGATAAAGGGGGCTTTATCGCTGCTGACGGAGGCAAAATCCGAGGCAAACAGCGCGCTGGCCATCTGCTCCAGCTCCTGCTCTGAGGCTTTCTCCAGGTTCTCGATCACCGCCAGCGCGGGGCCGCTCATCTCGGGTTTTAGCTCGGCAATTAACGAATGCAGCAGTTTTTGCCAGTGCTTATCACGCGGCAGCACGTGGATATCCAGCGGCGGCTTGCCCTGGTCGTTCGCTTCTTTAATACGTGCGGTCAGATCCATCTCCAGCGGATGGTCGTACAGCACCACTTCCTGCGCGTGCGCGATAAGCGCGGCAAAGCGCAGGTAATCGCCCAGCGGGTTATTTTCAGCCAGCTCGCGCAGACGTTCGGCGCGGCGGTTGTAGACGTTTTTGAGTCGGGGGAACAATAACGGCGGAATCATATCCGCCGTACGTTTCTCGCTCGACCCCAGCTCATCTTGCGGGATTATGCGAATACTCATTCAGTTTCTTTTTCCGTTGTCTTGCGGACTTCTCGGTACCAGCGCGGGTGATGTTTCTTCGCCCACGACCGGGTTACCCAGCCTTCCACCATCGCGGTAATGGTGCCTTTCACCCAAAGGGCGGCGTAGATATGCACCATGATAACCACAATTAACGCTACTGCGGCAAAAGAATGCAACATTAACGCGAATCGGATCACCGGGATTGAGAAAGCAGGCGCAAAGTACGGACGCCAGATAATTACCCCGCTCACCAGCAGCAGCACCAGGAAGATAATCGCCGCCCAGAATACGCATTTCTGACCGAAGTTATAACGCCCGGTGTCACCCACTTCCTCGTTGACGACGATCTTACGAATATTCTTCGCCCAAAAGATATCATCCCGATTGATTAGATTGTGGTGCCAATAACGGAAAAACATGATGATGAACGAGGCAAACATAACCACGCCCACAAACGGGTGCAGAATTCGCGCCAGTTGCGGGGTGCCCAGGATATGCATCAACCAGTTGAAGGATGGGAATAAAAAGCCCAGCCCGCTCACCGCCGCCAGCACGAAGCAGAAAGCGACGATCCAGTGGTTGATGCGTTCCGGCGCCGTATAGCGCACGATGGTGTCACGTCGTTTCATTTGCGCACCTCGTCTTTCTCTTCATGCAGGTTGTCATCTTCCTCTTCCGCGCGGTTCGGGCCGACGCCGACATAGTGGAAGACGCTGGCGGCAAAGGTCGCGGCAAAACCGAACGCGGCGAGCGGTTTCCAGACGCCTTTCCAGAACTTAACGGTTTCGCTGATTTCCGGGTTTTCCGGCAGACCGTGATACAGATTCGGCTTGTCGGCATGATGCAGCACGTACATGACATGCGTACCGCCTACTCCCGCCGGATCGTACAGACCCGCGTTGTCATAACCACGGGTTTTTAGTTCCGCCACACGCTCGCCCGCCAGCGTTTTCATATCCTCTTTCGAGCCAAAATGAATGGCGCCGGTTGGACAGGTCTTCACGCAGGCCGGTTCTTGCCCGACGGTCACGCGGTCAACGCACAGCGTACATTTATAGACGCGGTTGTCTTCCGGGTTGAGGCGCGGCACGTTGAACGGGCAGCCAGCGATACAGTAGCCGCAGCCGATACACTGCTCGGACTGGAAGTCGACAATACCGTTAGCGTACTGAATGATCGCCCCTTCCGCCGGACAGGCCTTCAGGCAGCCTGGATCGGCGCAGTGCATACAGCCATCCTTACGGATCAGCCACTCCAGTTTGTCGTTCTGTTCCACTTCCGAGAAGCGCATCACCGTCCAGGATTTCGCGGTTAAGTCCGCCGGGTTGTCATACACCCCGACGTTATTGCCCACTTCATCACGGATGTCGTTCCACTCGGAGCACGCCACCTGACACGCTTTACAGCCGATACAGGTGGTGACGTCGATGAGTTTCGCCACCTCTTCCTGGTGGTCCCGCGCCTGGGGCGCGGGGGTGAAACCGTTAGTGGCGGAACGACGAATGATGTCTTGCGATTGATAAGCCATAGGTCGTCTCCGTTACACCTTTTCCACGTTCACAAGGAAGGATTTAAACTCCGGCGTTTGCGTGTTCGCATCACCGACGAAAGGCGTTAACGTATTGGCGATAAAGCCTTTTTTCGCCACGCCTTCGTAGCCCCAGTGAATAGGAATACCGATGGTATCGATATCCTTGCCGTCCGCTTTCAGCGTGCGAATACGCTTGGTCACCACCGCTTTGGCTTTGATATAGCCGCGGTTCGAGGAGACCTTCACGGTATCGCCATGCGCGATACCGAGCTTATTCGCCAGCTTCTCGCCAATTTCCACAAACTGTTCCGGCTGGGCGATAGCGTTAAGCAACGCGTGCTTGGTCCAGTAGTGGAAGTGCTCGGTCAGACGGTAAGTAGTTCCGACATACGGGAACTTATCCGCTTTACCCAGCGCGTCGGCATCGTCTTTAAAGATACGGGCGGCAGGGTTAGAGATAACGTTCGGGTGCAGCGGGTTAGTGCCCAGCGGCGTTTCAAACGGCTCGTAGTGTTCCGGGAACGGCCCTTCCGCCATCTTATCGATAGCAAACAGGCGACCCATCCCTTCCGGCTGCATGATAAACGGTCCGACGTCGCTGCCGGGCGCGGCGGCGCTGTAGTCCGGAATATCCCATCCGGCCCATTTTCCGCCTTCCCATTTCAGTAGCTGACGTTTCGGGTCCCAGGGATTACCCTGCGGATCGGCGGAGGCGCGGTTATAGAGGATGCGGCGGTTAAGCGGCCATGCCCATGCCCAGCCCAGCGTGTTGCCGAGACCAGACGGGTCGGCGTTATCACGACGCGCCATCATGTTGCCTTCCGGCGTCCAGCTACCGGCGAAAATCCAGCAGCCGCTGGACGTCGTACCGTCATCGCGCAGTTGCGCGAACGAACTGAGTTGTTGGCCTTTCTTCACCACCACCGCGCCGGTTGCCGGATCGATAAGATCGGCCAGCGCTTTACCGTTACTTTCCATCGCCACTTCTTCAGAGGCGGGTTCGTATGGTTTGGTGTAGTTCCAGGTCATATTCAGCACCTGTTCCGGGTTGGCGCCGCCCTGTTCAGAGTACATCTTACGCAGGCGTAAGAAGATACCGGCGAGGATTTCGCCGTCGGTCATGGCAATTCCCGGGGCGTCCGCGCCCTTCCAGTGCCACTGTAACCAACGACCGGAGTTAACGATGGAACCATTTTCCTCGGCAAAACAGGTGGAAGGCAGACGGAACACTTCGGTCTGGATTTTTGCGGGATCAACGTCGTTCGACTCACCGTGGTTTTGCCAGAAGGTGGACGTTTCGGTGTTGAGCGGATCGATAGTCACCAGGTACTTCAGTTTGGAAAGCGATGCGACCACTTTGTTTTTGTTCGGGAATGAGGCCACCGGGTTAAAGCCCTGGCAGATATAGCCGTTGACCTTGCCCTGTTTCATCATCTCGAAGTACTGCAGTACATCGTACCCTTTGTCCCACTTCGGTAGCCAGTCGAAGCCCCAGCTATTTTCCGCTGTCGCTTTATCACCAAAGAAGGCCTTCATCATCGAGACGAAGAATTTCGGATAGTTGCCCCAGTAGTTGACCTGATCCTTCAACAATGGCTTCGGCGTATTGGCAGCCAGATAGGTTTGCAGGTCGGTCTGTTTTTCGCTCGGCAGCGTCAGATAGCCCGGCAGACTTTGCGACAGCAGTCCTAAGTCGGTCAGTCCCTGAATGTTGGAGTGACCGCGCAGGGCGTTAACGCCGCCGCCCGCCATCCCCATGTTACCGAGCAGAAGCTGGATCATCGCCATAGTACGGATGTTCTGCGCACCGATGGAATGCTGCGTCCAGCCCAGCGCGTACAGGAACGACGCTGTTTTATCTTTTGCGCTGGTTTCTGCAATGTACTCGCACACTTTCAGGAAGTCCGCTTTCGGCGTACCGCAGATATTTTCTACCATGTCCGGCGTGTAGCGTGAGACATGCTGTTTCAACAGATTCCAGACACAGCGCGGGTGTTGCAGTGTCGTATCGTGTTTGGCAAAACCGTTTTCGTCCAGCTCATAGTGCCAACTGGTTTTATCGTACTGACGCTTGTCGGCGTCATAGCCAGTGAACAGACCATCATCGAAGCCAAAATCTTCACGCACGATCAGGCTGGCATTGGTATAGGCCTCGGTGTATTCACGGTTGTATTTTTCGTTGGTCAGCAGATACAGCATCACGCCTGACAAGAAGGCAATGTCAGTACCAGAGCGTATTGGCGCATAGAAATCGGCCACCGACGCGGTACGCGTAAAGCGCGGATCGATCACAATCAGCTTCGCGCCGTTGTGAATTTTGGCTTCCATCGCCCAGCGGAACCCGACCGGGTGAGCTTCTGCGGCGTTACCGCCCATCACCACGACGAGGTTGGCGTTCTTGATGTCGACCCAGTGGTTGGTCATCGCACCGCGACCAAATGTTGGAGCAAGACTTGCTACCGTTGGTCCGTGTCAGACACGCGCCTGGTTGTCGACCGCGAGCATACCCAGCGCGCGGGAGAATTTTTGCGTTAAATAACCCGTCTCGTTACTGGATGCGGAAGCGCACAGCATCCCGGTGGTGAGCCAGCGGTTAACGGTAACGCCTTCGGCGTTCTGCGCCTGATAGTTGGCGTCGCGATCTTCCTTCATCAGTTTAGCGATGCGGTCAAACGCTTCTTCCCAACTGATTTGTTGCCACTTATCTGAACCCGGCGCGCGGTATTGCGGGAATTTCAGGCGGCTTTCAGAGTGGATAAAGTCCACCAGACCGGCCCCTTTCGGGCACAGCGCGCCACGGCTTACCGGATGATCCGGGTCCCCTTCGATATGGAAAATAGATGCTTTGGCGTTTTTCGCACCGTCGCCGAGGCTGTACATCAACAGCCCGCAGCCAACGGAACAGTAGGTGCAGGTGTTACGGGTTTCGCGGGTGCGCAGCAGTTTATATTGCCGTGTTTCCGCTAGCGCTACGCCGGGCGCGAAGCCCAGTGCCGCCGCCGTGGTGCCTGCCATACCGCCAGCGCAGATCTTAAAGAACTGCCTTCTGCTGACCTGCATGGTTTGCTCCTTGTTTCGACATTGTCACTTCTCTTTCACATTTCTCTATCCGAAACGCTCAGGGAGTGGTTGTTATTTTTCTTTGCGGACGGGCCCGCAAAGGTTCAGAATTGGATAAATTTTCCTCCATCCGGGAGGAGTTGTAACAGAATACCATAATGTTGGTGTGTGTGTTCTTATATGGTTAAAAGAAAGTGAACAATATACTGTCTGAAGAAGTCCTAAATGTGACTGATTTCACAACCTCACGCCAGTTGACTCTCTGGAAACGCGAGGATTTGCAGTCCCCCCAACTTGATGATGTTGCCGAGGAAGTGCCAGTGGCACTGGTGTATAACGGCATTTCGCATGTCGTTATGATGGCCTCTCCGAAAGATCTGACGCATTTTGCAATGGGGTTTTCTCTGTCGGAAGGGATCATTGACAGCCCGCGTGAAATCTATGGCATGGACGTTGTACCGTCCTGTAACGGACTTGAAGTGCAGATTGATCTTTCCAGCCGTCGATTTATGGGGCTGAAAGCGCGTCGTCGCGCGCTGGCCGGACGTACCGGTTGCGGCGTATGTGGCGTGGAACAGCTCAATGACATCGGTAAGCCGGTGCAACCGCTGCCGTTTAGCCAAACGTTTAATCTCGGTAACCTTGATCGCGCGTTAAAACATCTGAATGATTTTCAACCGACGGGTAAGCTGACGGGTTGTACGCACGCTGCGGCATGGGTCATGCCGTCGGGTGAACTGGCGGGGGGCCATGAAGATGTCGGACGCCACGTTGCGCTGGATAAACTGCTCGGCCGCCGCGCTACGGAAGGTGAGGAATGGCGGCAAGGCGCGGCGCTGGTTTCCAGTCGCGCGAGTTACGAAATGGTGCAGAAGTCCGCGATGTGCGGCGTTGAAATTCTGTTTGCCGTCTCTGCCGCAACGACGCTGGCGGTCGAGGTGGCTGAACGCTGCAATCTGACGCTGGTGGGGTTCTGTAAGCCGGGTCGGGCGACGATTTATACCCATCCGCAGCGGTTAATCGCAGACTAAAATAGTACCCTCTACATTTGCGTAAAATATATATTTTCTCAATTTTACAGCCTCTCTTGATAACGGAATCACGTATAGTGGCGAGGCCATACAGGTTTTAATCGTTTTTATGCTGGACCGCAGCTTATTCCAGCCATTCACGAGGCGCTTGCTACCCGGTAATACTTCGAACGAAAAAAGCGCCCCTGGGGCGCTCTTTTGGCAGTCGCTAACGACTTATTTGCTCAGTTTAGCGGTTATATGCACGCGATTTGCAGCGTGAAAAGCTTAGAACTCACGCTCAAGATGATAGCCATTATAGGTGTCGATGAGTTCGTTATAAGCTTTAACCACAGCCTCATAAGAACCATCTACCATATCGCCGCTGCCGCTATTGAGGTAGTCCTGCTCATGCGAGGTATACGCCACGTTATCGCGCACGCGCCGAATGCGTTTTTTCACCTTGCCCTGGAATTTTTCCAGCTCAGAAATAAAGCCAGGGAAGCTACGATGTTTATCTATATCAACGTTGATCTTCTCGTTTAGCTTCTGAGTATGCTCTTCAAAATCAGCGAGCTGTTTGCTTACTGCCGCCACATCAAAAGAATCATCAGCTACAGCGTCATTAAGCGTCTCGGCTTCCTGCATCGTCAAAAGCGTATAGTACTTAATGGATTTACCTTCTTTCTTCTCGGTCGCCTTAATTTCATTAGCCGCATGCTGCCCACTCATAATGGTAATCTCGGCGATATATTTCTTCGCAATGGGATCAAACTCATCGAACTGTTTTATAAACGTTTTATGGAACGCTTTAGCGCCAGCAAAGGCATCATCCTTGAAGTTATCTTGATCATAGTATTTATTCATACTATTGATTGTTTCAGCTAGTGGCCCAGCCGCATTAATAAATGCCAGAGCAGCACTATCCAGAGAGGCAAACGCCGGCTTTAATTCAGCCGCCGCCTTGATGTCTTTCCGGCAGTCCTGGATAAATGCAGGATACACAGGAACCAGCGGAGAGGGATCGTCTTCCTTACCGGTAGGGCCGGTGCGGAAATCGTCGAATGTGTTAGCATAACGATTTACAGCACGGTAAATATCTGCCTGGAGATTATTATAACAATCAATGTAAACATTCAGCTTTTGGTTAAGAACATCGTTCGCATCTGCGCTTTCCGCTGATGTGGGTTGTGTATTGCTCGCTGATGAGTCCGCACTCTGAGCTACAGGTTGTTCGTCCGCTTTTTTTTCATCACAAGCGCTTAGCCCGGCAGTCATCAGCATAGCGATAATAATTGATGATAACAAATCCTTTTTCATTAGAATAACCTATAAATAATATCATTGAAATTTACAGATTCATTTTAATGAAAAAAAACAGGTATGTGATTTATTCAACACAAAAAATACTTAATGCATATTTCATTATAATTAACATTATCAATATCAATGTGTTCGTTAAAATAAGAGAACCCCAACGTAAATATACAAAAGGCAATTAAATGAAAAGGAATTTATTATCCTCAGCGATAATCATTGCGCTAATGACCCTGGGCGCAACAGGATGTGATGACAATAATGTTAAAACCGAGGCGACGCCGGCCGCCAGCAGTCAGCCTGCGACGCCAGCGCCTTCTCAGACGCCGGAAACGCAATCTGGCGAAAGTCCAGCGCAGCCCTCAGCAGCGAAGCCAGAAACGGCAACTCAGCCCCCGGTGGCGAAACCAGAAACGCCAGCTCAGCCGGAGGTTGACGCTGAAGAAGTTTATAGTGAAAAAATGGATGTCTATATCGATTGTTTTAATAAACTTCAATTGCCCGTTCAGCACAGTCTGGCGCGTTACGCGGATTGGGTGAAAGACTTTAAAAAAGGTCCGACAGGGAAAGAGAGCCTGGTTTATGGCATTTATGGTATTACGGAGTCTTACATAACGAATTGCCAGAAAGAGATGAAACAGGTGGCCGCCTTAACGCCATTACTTGAGCCTATTGATGGCGTTGCCGTTAGCTATATTGATAGCGCCGCCGCGCTGGGTAATACCATTAACGAAATGGAAAAATATTATACCCAGGAAAACTATAAAGATGATGCCTTTGCTAAAGGTAAGGCGCTGCATCAGACATTACTGAAGAATATCGAGGATTTTAAACCCGTCTCGGAAAAATATCATGAGGCTATTCAGGAAATAAATGACAGGCGGCAATTGACACAGTTGAAGAGAATAGAAGAAGCGGAAGGCAAAACATTTAACTATTATTCTCTGGCTGTCATGATTTCGGCAAAGCAGATCAACAAGGTTATTTCTGCCGATACCTTTGATGCCGAAGCGATGATGAAAAAAGTCGCGGAACTGGAAACAATGATTGCGCAATTGAAAGAAGTGAATACTGATGGCCGTAATTCTTCTTTCATCAGCTCTGCGGCTGATTATCAGCTACAAGCTAAAAAATATATTCGTCGCATCAGAGACAATGTTGAGTATTCTGATTTTGAAAAGAAACGGGTGCAGGACCCTGCAACAGGATGGATGGTTGCGGATTCTTATCCGGCGTCGTTGAGAAGTTATAACGAGATGGTGGATGATTATAACCGCCTGCGTTGAGTGACGGCACATTAACTGCGCACAGGCTGGCGCAAGTGCCTATAAAATTACGCGATAACGCCAATAAAAAGCGCCGATCAGGCGCTTTTTTCGTTCATGTATTCTTCATCAGGCAATATCCGTAAAAATAGCTGACGTAAACATTAACTAAAGAGAGTTATTAGAAAAACCAGTAATCTGAAGCTATCACAAGATGTTGACGTCACGCTGGAAGGTACTGGTAGTGTCATTGAGGATCGGCATTTATATGGAAAGCATTTATCCCCCTGATGCGAAAATTCTGAGCTACTTCAGCATAGGGCGGCCCA
This DNA window, taken from Salmonella enterica subsp. enterica serovar Typhimurium str. LT2, encodes the following:
- a CDS encoding putative acetyl esterase (similar to E. coli putative lipase (AAC73578.1); Blastp hit to AAC73578.1 (319 aa), 32% identity in aa 84 - 312), with the protein product MPLEKGIAELVAGFIAAGRPSSREQNIDDRRAGYIASTTLAGETETRVQVEDIELDAMTFRVVSPLNATGKLPCIIYYHGGCFVSGGFATHDNQLRQLAFYSRCRVIAAQYRLAPDHTFPAAHNDAETGANTIWKYAQKLGIDRENITLAGDSAGGHLALVTALRLKAARQWQPAQLILIYPMLDATARFASYTCNGLDYIITRDTLLSGYEMYMPRTDPLHPEASPLWREDFAGLPSTHIITAEFDPLRDEGEALYQRFQEQGVECTCQRYLGVIHGFFQLGGVSQAARSAMRDVAWRVVSPSTGKMT
- a CDS encoding putative merR family bacterial regulatory protein, coding for MSQMNEIIEGTREPSRTFHIDAMKIKEIRQASGLSQSKFAELISVNVDTLRNWEQGRRSPTGPAKALLRAIANDPRNVIQALRY
- the fdhE gene encoding putative formate dehydrogenase formation protein (Mn_fn; similar to E. coli affects formate dehydrogenase-N (AAD13453.1); Blastp hit to AAD13453.1 (309 aa), 93% identity in aa 1 - 309); translated protein: MSIRIIPQDELGSSEKRTADMIPPLLFPRLKNVYNRRAERLRELAENNPLGDYLRFAALIAHAQEVVLYDHPLEMDLTARIKEANDQGKPPLDIHVLPRDKHWQKLLHSLIAELKPEMSGPALAVIENLEKASEQELEQMASALFASDFASVSSDKAPFIWAALSLYWAQMASLIPGKARAEYGEARQYCPVCGSMPVSSMVQIGTTQGLRYLHCNLCETEWHVVRVKCSNCEQSRDLHYWSLENEQAAVKAESCGDCGTYLKILYQEKDPKVEAVADDLASLVLDARMEQEGFARSSINPFLFPGEGE
- the fdoI gene encoding formate dehydrogenase, cytochrome B556 (FDO) subunit (similar to E. coli formate dehydrogenase, cytochrome B556 (FDO) subunit (AAD13454.1); Blastp hit to AAD13454.1 (211 aa), 96% identity in aa 1 - 211), producing MKRRDTIVRYTAPERINHWIVAFCFVLAAVSGLGFLFPSFNWLMHILGTPQLARILHPFVGVVMFASFIIMFFRYWHHNLINRDDIFWAKNIRKIVVNEEVGDTGRYNFGQKCVFWAAIIFLVLLLVSGVIIWRPYFAPAFSIPVIRFALMLHSFAAVALIVVIMVHIYAALWVKGTITAMVEGWVTRSWAKKHHPRWYREVRKTTEKETE
- the fdoH gene encoding formate dehydrogenase-O, Fe-S subunit (similar to E. coli formate dehydrogenase-O, iron-sulfur subunit (AAD13455.1); Blastp hit to AAD13455.1 (300 aa), 93% identity in aa 1 - 300), with protein sequence MAYQSQDIIRRSATNGFTPAPQARDHQEEVAKLIDVTTCIGCKACQVACSEWNDIRDEVGNNVGVYDNPADLTAKSWTVMRFSEVEQNDKLEWLIRKDGCMHCADPGCLKACPAEGAIIQYANGIVDFQSEQCIGCGYCIAGCPFNVPRLNPEDNRVYKCTLCVDRVTVGQEPACVKTCPTGAIHFGSKEDMKTLAGERVAELKTRGYDNAGLYDPAGVGGTHVMYVLHHADKPNLYHGLPENPEISETVKFWKGVWKPLAAFGFAATFAASVFHYVGVGPNRAEEEDDNLHEEKDEVRK
- the fdoG gene encoding formate dehydrogenase (similar to E. coli formate dehydrogenase-O, major subunit (AAD13456.1); Blastp hit to AAD13456.1 (1016 aa), 93% identity in aa 1 - 1016); amino-acid sequence: MQVSRRQFFKICAGGMAGTTAAALGFAPGVALAETRQYKLLRTRETRNTCTYCSVGCGLLMYSLGDGAKNAKASIFHIEGDPDHPVSRGALCPKGAGLVDFIHSESRLKFPQYRAPGSDKWQQISWEEAFDRIAKLMKEDRDANYQAQNAEGVTVNRWLTTGMLCASASSNETGYLTQKFSRALGMLAVDNQARVUHGPTVASLAPTFGRGAMTNHWVDIKNANLVVVMGGNAAEAHPVGFRWAMEAKIHNGAKLIVIDPRFTRTASVADFYAPIRSGTDIAFLSGVMLYLLTNEKYNREYTEAYTNASLIVREDFGFDDGLFTGYDADKRQYDKTSWHYELDENGFAKHDTTLQHPRCVWNLLKQHVSRYTPDMVENICGTPKADFLKVCEYIAETSAKDKTASFLYALGWTQHSIGAQNIRTMAMIQLLLGNMGMAGGGVNALRGHSNIQGLTDLGLLSQSLPGYLTLPSEKQTDLQTYLAANTPKPLLKDQVNYWGNYPKFFVSMMKAFFGDKATAENSWGFDWLPKWDKGYDVLQYFEMMKQGKVNGYICQGFNPVASFPNKNKVVASLSKLKYLVTIDPLNTETSTFWQNHGESNDVDPAKIQTEVFRLPSTCFAEENGSIVNSGRWLQWHWKGADAPGIAMTDGEILAGIFLRLRKMYSEQGGANPEQVLNMTWNYTKPYEPASEEVAMESNGKALADLIDPATGAVVVKKGQQLSSFAQLRDDGTTSSGCWIFAGSWTPEGNMMARRDNADPSGLGNTLGWAWAWPLNRRILYNRASADPQGNPWDPKRQLLKWEGGKWAGWDIPDYSAAAPGSDVGPFIMQPEGMGRLFAIDKMAEGPFPEHYEPFETPLGTNPLHPNVISNPAARIFKDDADALGKADKFPYVGTTYRLTEHFHYWTKHALLNAIAQPEQFVEIGEKLANKLGIAHGDTVKVSSNRGYIKAKAVVTKRIRTLKADGKDIDTIGIPIHWGYEGVAKKGFIANTLTPFVGDANTQTPEFKSFLVNVEKV
- the fdhD gene encoding putative formate dehydrogenase formation protein (similar to E. coli affects formate dehydrogenase-N (AAC76877.1); Blastp hit to AAC76877.1 (277 aa), 85% identity in aa 7 - 275) yields the protein MNNILSEEVLNVTDFTTSRQLTLWKREDLQSPQLDDVAEEVPVALVYNGISHVVMMASPKDLTHFAMGFSLSEGIIDSPREIYGMDVVPSCNGLEVQIDLSSRRFMGLKARRRALAGRTGCGVCGVEQLNDIGKPVQPLPFSQTFNLGNLDRALKHLNDFQPTGKLTGCTHAAAWVMPSGELAGGHEDVGRHVALDKLLGRRATEGEEWRQGAALVSSRASYEMVQKSAMCGVEILFAVSAATTLAVEVAERCNLTLVGFCKPGRATIYTHPQRLIAD
- a CDS encoding putative inner membrane lipoprotein (similar to E. coli orf, hypothetical protein (AAC76878.1); Blastp hit to AAC76878.1 (351 aa), 36% identity in aa 45 - 348, 44% identity in aa 1 - 56): MKKDLLSSIIIAMLMTAGLSACDEKKADEQPVAQSADSSASNTQPTSAESADANDVLNQKLNVYIDCYNNLQADIYRAVNRYANTFDDFRTGPTGKEDDPSPLVPVYPAFIQDCRKDIKAAAELKPAFASLDSAALAFINAAGPLAETINSMNKYYDQDNFKDDAFAGAKAFHKTFIKQFDEFDPIAKKYIAEITIMSGQHAANEIKATEKKEGKSIKYYTLLTMQEAETLNDAVADDSFDVAAVSKQLADFEEHTQKLNEKINVDIDKHRSFPGFISELEKFQGKVKKRIRRVRDNVAYTSHEQDYLNSGSGDMVDGSYEAVVKAYNELIDTYNGYHLEREF